Proteins encoded in a region of the Sander lucioperca isolate FBNREF2018 chromosome 18, SLUC_FBN_1.2, whole genome shotgun sequence genome:
- the LOC116065787 gene encoding G-protein coupled receptor 135 has product MDSHVSTALRGSSGSNYTADTSGPSFTDQLGTTSPVVPRVVSIVTSLVTATTEATLGNTGNLSTFRDHRGSELGPIHPASTPSVLSAAESKSVLQGITVATQALVLLAIFLLSSLGNSAVVVVIIKHRQLRTVTNAFIMSLSLSDFLTAVLCLPFSFVMLFSKDGTWMFGDRFCVANGFFNTCFGIISTLTMTLISFDRYYAIVRQPQAKIGRQKATQLLIAVWLTAVIFSLPWYLLVRPPTEIHKRGFYHCMYVFHSRTSRMGTAYSICLIVVCYLLPFALMCFCHYNICKAVRLSEIRVRPVTTYAYLLRFYSEMRTATTVLIMIVFIIFCWGPYCLMGLVTALGDYTFNPAMDTVAIWLAWANGAINPLIYALRNPNISMLLGRSREEGYRTRNIAAYLSSQTQNREVRLNQAERIRDRYVSRVGVNNNSRLSNSSPGKGGGGGEVAMWACKNPAVFFCRDAQPDTATLPNSVSAPKRKTADTSL; this is encoded by the exons ATGGATTCGCATGTTAGCACCGCCCTGCGGGGCAGCAGCGGCAGCAactacacagctgacacctCGGGTCCGAGCTTCACCGACCAGCTGGGCACTACCTCACCTGTTGTGCCAAG GGTTGTTTCCATAGTGACCAGCCTAGTGACCGCCACCACAGAGGCCACATTGGGAAACACAGGAAACCTATCGACGTTCAGAGACCATAGAGGGAGCGAGCTCGGTCCAATCCATCCGGCGTCGACCCCGTCGGTGCTGAGCGCCGCTGAGAGTAAGTCTGTCCTGCAGGGCATCACCGTGGCAACTCAGGCCCTGGTACTCCTCGccatcttcctcctctccagCCTCGGTAACTCGGCAGTCGTCGTCGTCATCATCAAACACAGACAGCTTCGGACAGTGACCAATGCTTTCATCATGTCGCTGTCCTTGTCTGACTTCCTCACGGCTGTGTTGTGTCTGCCGTTCTCCTTCGTCATGCTCTTCAGCAAGGATGGTACCTGGATGTTCGGGGATCGTTTCTGCGTGGCCAACGGCTTTTTCAACACCTGCTTTGGTATCATCTCCACCCTGACTATGACTTTGATCTCCTTTGACAGGTACTACGCCATAGTCAGACAGCCGCAGGCCAAAATAGGGCGCCAGAAAGCAACTCAGTTGTTGATCGCTGTGTGGTTAACTGCAGTCATTTTCTCTTTGCCTTGGTATCTCTTAGTCCGACCGCCTACAGAAATCCATAAGCGAGGTTTCTACCACTGTATGTACGTGTTCCACTCCAGGACTTCACGCATGGGGACGGCTTACAGCATCTGCCTTATCGTCGTATGTTACTTACTGCCCTTCGCCCTCATGTGTTTTTGTCATTACAACATCTGTAAGGCCGTTCGTCTCTCTGAAATCCGAGTCCGGCCGGTGACCACGTACGCATACTTACTGCGGTTCTACAGTGAAATGCGAACAGCCACCACAGTTCTGATTATGattgttttcatcattttctgTTGGGGGCCATATTGTTTAATGGGGTTGGTTACAGCATTGGGGGACTACACGTTCAACCCGGCAATGGACACAGTGGCCATCTGGCTAGCCTGGGCAAACGGAGCCATCAACCCTCTGATCTACGCCCTGAGGAACCCCAATATATCCATGTTACTGGGGCGGAGCAGAGAGGAGGGCTATCGGACCAGAAATATCGCTGCGTACCTCTCCAGCCAAACCCAGAACCGCGAGGTTCGGCTCAACCAAGCGGAGAGGATCAGGGACCGCTACGTGAGTCGCGTAGGGGTGAATAATAACAGCCGGCTGTCAAATTCAAGTCCTGgaaaaggaggagggggaggagaggtggCAATGTGGGCCTGTAAAAACCCTGCCGTGTTCTTCTGCAGGGACGCCCAGCCTGACACTGCAACACTTCCTAACTCCGTCAGTGCGCCAAAGAGGAAGACAGCGGACACCAGCCTGTGA
- the LOC116065698 gene encoding JNK1/MAPK8-associated membrane protein, which yields MAVAMSSTCPGTYCGRMMFNGSVEGECGVCPRGERANLQKVCQRCTESPELYDWLYLGFMAMLPLVLHWFFIEWYSGKKSSSALLQHIAAMLECSVSAVVTLLVTEPVGELSIHSCRVQMLSDWYTMLYNPSPDYVNTLHCTQEAVYPLYTIVLIYYAFCLVLMMLLRPLLVKQIACGLGKSDRFKSIYAALYFFPILTVLQAVGGGLLYYAFPYIILVLSLVTLAVYMSASEIQSFKNLVTKKKRLVVLFSHWLLHAYGIISISRLDKLEQDLPLLALVPGPALFYIATARFTEPSRILSEGGNGH from the exons ATGG CTGTGGCCATGAGTTCAACGTGCCCAGGCACATACTGTGGCAGGATGATGTTCAATGGATCAGTGGAGGGAGAGTGTGGC GTTTGTCCTCGAGGAGAGCGGGCCAACCTCCAGAAGGTGTGCCAACGCTGCACTGAATCCCCTGAGCTCTACGACTGGCTCTATCTGGGCTTTATGGCCATGTTGCCCTTAGTGCTGCACTGGTTCTTCATCGAGTGGTACTCTGGAAAGAAGAG TTCCAGCGCTCTGCTGCAGCAcatagcagccatgttggagTGCAGCGTGTCGGCCGTGGTCACCTTGCTGGTCACCGAGCCGGTGGGGGAGCTCAGCATCCATTCCTGCCGAGTCCAGATGCTGTCAGACTGGTACACCATGCTCTACAACCCCAGTCCGGACTACGTCAACACGTTACACTGCACGCAGGAGGCTGTCTACCCGCT CTACACCATCGTGTTAATCTACTACGCGTTCTGCCTGGTGCTGATGATGCTGCTGCGTCCTCTGTTGGTGAAGCAGATAGCGTGCGGCCTGGGCAAATCGGATCGCTTCAAGAGCATCTACGCTGCTCTGTACTTCTTCCCCATCCTCACTGTGCTGCAGGCGGTGGGCGGAGGACTGCTCT ACTATGCGTTTCCCTACATCATACTGGTCCTGTCTCTGGTCACACTGGCTGTTTACATGTCTGCCTCGGAGATACAG TCTTTTAAGAACCTCGTCACTAAGAAGAAGCGTCTGGTGGTCCTGTTCAGCCATTGGCTGCTCCACGCGTACGGCATCATCTCTATCTCCCGATTGGACAAGCTGGAGCAGGACCTGCCCCTGTTGGCCCTCGTGCCCGGTCCCGCCCTCTTCTACATCGCCACCGCCCGGTTCACAGAGCCCAGTCGCATCCTGTCGGAGGGCGGCAACGGACACTGA